From Bacillota bacterium, one genomic window encodes:
- a CDS encoding glycoside hydrolase family 1 protein, producing the protein MTRAGFPKDFLWGSASAAYQVEGAHSADGKGESIWDRWVRMPGKTYKGTTGDVAADHYHRYLEDIQLMKELGLKSYRFSIAWTRIFPNGTGEVNQAGLEFYKNLVDELVSSGIEPIVTLYHWDLPQALQDKYGGWQSREIIKDFARYAETCFVALGDKVKYWIVLNEPNIFTQLGYLLALHPPGMSCLREYLHTYHITALTHATVVKLFKERRYPGYIGSSIAFTPGYAASDSVEDRKALANYYATTCWWLLDIYYRGGYPDRGVDYFSQLGVMPAVTEDDNAVLQEGARLADFIGINYYQTAMIAHNPLDGVSLGSLNTTGKKGTQAESGVPGLYKQVFNPNIEYTDWDWAIDSDGLRYGMVQLKDRYNLPVLISENGLGAFDKAENGAIRDPYRIDYLAKHIAACHAALVEGVELWGYCTWSFTDLFSWLNGFQKRYGLVYVDYEGGSLKRIKKDSFYWYKQVIAANGANCMESQCTGGV; encoded by the coding sequence ATGACTAGGGCCGGCTTCCCCAAAGACTTTCTCTGGGGCAGCGCTTCCGCTGCCTACCAGGTGGAGGGGGCTCATAGCGCCGACGGCAAAGGCGAGTCTATTTGGGATCGCTGGGTGCGGATGCCGGGCAAGACCTACAAGGGAACAACAGGTGATGTGGCTGCAGATCACTATCATCGTTATTTAGAAGACATTCAGTTGATGAAGGAGCTAGGCCTAAAGTCCTATCGCTTTTCCATTGCCTGGACCAGGATTTTTCCCAATGGTACGGGCGAGGTGAATCAGGCGGGGCTGGAATTTTATAAAAATTTGGTGGATGAGCTGGTAAGCAGCGGCATTGAGCCGATTGTAACGTTGTATCATTGGGATTTACCCCAGGCCCTCCAAGATAAGTATGGCGGTTGGCAGTCCCGGGAGATAATCAAAGATTTTGCTCGGTATGCCGAGACTTGCTTTGTGGCTCTGGGGGACAAAGTAAAATACTGGATTGTATTAAATGAGCCAAATATCTTTACCCAGTTGGGTTATTTGCTGGCCCTGCATCCCCCCGGCATGTCATGTCTCAGGGAGTACCTGCACACATATCATATCACTGCCCTGACCCATGCAACTGTGGTAAAATTGTTTAAGGAGCGAAGGTATCCCGGATATATCGGTTCTTCCATCGCCTTTACCCCCGGTTATGCTGCCAGCGATAGTGTGGAAGACCGTAAGGCGTTGGCTAATTATTATGCTACCACCTGCTGGTGGCTGCTGGATATCTATTACCGGGGAGGGTATCCCGACCGGGGAGTGGATTACTTTTCTCAGCTTGGTGTAATGCCAGCTGTGACCGAAGACGACAACGCCGTGCTCCAGGAGGGGGCCAGGTTGGCGGACTTCATCGGCATCAACTATTACCAAACCGCCATGATTGCCCATAACCCCCTGGATGGTGTGTCCCTGGGTTCGCTAAACACTACTGGCAAAAAGGGGACACAGGCCGAAAGCGGAGTGCCGGGTCTTTACAAGCAGGTCTTTAATCCCAATATTGAATATACTGATTGGGATTGGGCCATTGATTCCGACGGCCTGCGCTATGGAATGGTTCAGCTAAAGGACCGTTACAACCTGCCGGTATTGATCAGTGAAAACGGCCTGGGCGCCTTCGACAAGGCGGAAAACGGAGCGATTAGAGATCCCTACCGCATCGATTATCTGGCAAAACACATTGCTGCCTGCCATGCTGCTCTGGTGGAAGGGGTGGAGCTTTGGGGATATTGCACCTGGTCTTTCACCGATTTATTCAGCTGGTTGAACGGATTCCAAAAGCGGTATGGCCTGGTCTATGTCGATTATGAGGGCGGTAGCCTGAAAAGAATAAAAAAAGACTCATTTTATTGGTATAAGCAGGTAATTGCTGCCAATGGCGCCAATTGCATGGAAAGTCAATGCACAGGGGGTGTATGA
- a CDS encoding PTS sugar transporter subunit IIC has product MSGFIQFLETRFVPIAAKIGGQKHLVAIRDAFAGLMPLIMVGAFAVLLNNVFFVPWSLLAEFIGEEHAFIQWTNANLAPLFSFMESGTLAILALALAFSLGYNRGVSEEKDALSVGLINVAVFIMLGALVRDNPDVAGWVTNFLGAQGIFIALVVGLIAPEIYFAIVRKGWVIRMPEQVPPAVTRGFLAVIPGFITVFVFALVAYFFSRVPEMSIFTWFETNISEALMTLGQHIGSIVLISFLIPLLWFFGLHGANMLEAVMSPVYGTLGLENIQLFGQGITEVGTGANELAVWVRGSWDAYVFMGGSGATLPLIAAFLLFSKVKEHKEIAKLGTAPGIFMINEPILFGIPIVLNPIFLIPFILVQPVLTVVAYFATTMGIAGPLVNAVPWTTPPILNAYLATNGSLGAVLVSVVNLALAFFIYLPFVVVANKHQQKVEEEARKLAS; this is encoded by the coding sequence ATGTCAGGTTTTATTCAGTTTCTGGAGACCCGGTTCGTTCCTATCGCAGCTAAAATTGGCGGTCAGAAACATCTCGTAGCGATCCGTGACGCGTTTGCCGGACTGATGCCACTGATTATGGTTGGGGCTTTTGCCGTACTCTTAAATAATGTATTCTTCGTGCCCTGGTCATTGCTTGCAGAGTTCATTGGTGAAGAGCACGCCTTCATCCAGTGGACCAATGCCAACCTTGCCCCATTGTTCAGTTTCATGGAAAGTGGAACCCTGGCGATTTTGGCGTTGGCGCTTGCTTTCTCGCTGGGTTACAACCGTGGGGTCAGTGAAGAGAAGGACGCTTTGTCCGTCGGTCTGATTAACGTTGCTGTGTTTATCATGTTGGGCGCTTTGGTACGGGATAACCCGGATGTTGCCGGTTGGGTAACTAACTTCCTGGGGGCGCAGGGTATCTTTATCGCCCTTGTTGTCGGCCTGATTGCACCGGAGATTTACTTCGCCATCGTTCGCAAGGGCTGGGTTATTCGAATGCCGGAGCAGGTGCCGCCGGCAGTAACCCGCGGGTTCTTGGCTGTAATCCCGGGCTTTATCACTGTGTTTGTCTTTGCACTCGTCGCGTATTTCTTCAGCAGAGTTCCTGAAATGAGCATTTTCACCTGGTTTGAGACCAATATCTCCGAGGCCCTGATGACTCTGGGGCAGCATATTGGGTCGATTGTGCTGATTTCCTTCCTGATTCCGCTGCTTTGGTTCTTCGGTCTCCATGGCGCCAATATGCTGGAAGCGGTAATGAGCCCTGTATACGGCACTTTGGGACTAGAGAATATCCAGCTCTTTGGCCAGGGAATCACTGAAGTGGGCACAGGCGCCAACGAATTGGCAGTCTGGGTGCGTGGCTCCTGGGATGCGTATGTGTTCATGGGTGGTTCCGGCGCTACATTGCCTCTGATTGCAGCCTTCCTGTTGTTCTCAAAGGTCAAGGAGCATAAGGAAATTGCCAAGTTGGGGACCGCGCCTGGAATCTTTATGATCAATGAACCGATCCTCTTTGGGATTCCGATTGTGTTGAACCCGATTTTCCTGATTCCGTTTATCCTTGTGCAGCCGGTGCTGACGGTTGTAGCTTATTTCGCCACAACTATGGGGATAGCCGGACCGCTAGTCAACGCAGTTCCCTGGACCACACCGCCGATTTTGAATGCATATCTGGCGACCAACGGTTCCTTGGGGGCGGTATTGGTTTCGGTAGTGAACTTGGCGCTTGCTTTCTTCATCTACCTCCCGTTTGTTGTAGTTGCAAATAAGCACCAGCAGAAGGTAGAAGAGGAAGCACGTAAACTGGCCAGCTAA
- a CDS encoding PTS sugar transporter subunit IIB gives MKILLVCSAGMSTSLLVTKMEQAAKARGIEIEILAHAANEAKKQLDKADIILLGPQVRFMKDEFSKAASVPVQVIDMRSYGRMDGAAVLSAAIKELGIE, from the coding sequence ATGAAGATTCTGTTGGTTTGTTCTGCAGGGATGTCCACCAGTTTGTTGGTTACAAAAATGGAGCAGGCTGCTAAGGCGAGGGGGATTGAAATTGAAATTCTAGCTCATGCCGCCAATGAAGCCAAAAAACAGCTGGACAAGGCAGACATCATTCTTTTGGGTCCCCAGGTACGGTTTATGAAGGATGAGTTTAGCAAAGCAGCCAGTGTGCCGGTGCAGGTTATTGACATGCGGTCTTATGGCCGTATGGATGGCGCCGCTGTGTTAAGTGCTGCAATAAAGGAGTTGGGAATCGAATAG